One genomic window of Actinoplanes lobatus includes the following:
- a CDS encoding polysaccharide deacetylase family protein: MTASVAQTWTTLPALMYHSVSAVGGPLRDLAVPPERLAEQLDALSAAGYRLVGLTEALDELEAGSTGKMVAVTFDDGYRDFLTAGVPALQAAGASATLYASVGHLGGHAGWLGQWSPDFGPMLTWSELEEVASTGIEIGNHSLIHHPLDVLSAAQLREEVVSSHDQLEQRLQRKVRSFAYPHGYNSDRVRRAVESSGHDNATEVGRRLHTPAERRFAVPRFQPTPDHTGADLVALVESGGPRLVSQIKQLAQPGWRLVRRMARKAGRNLT; this comes from the coding sequence GTGACCGCTTCGGTGGCCCAGACCTGGACCACGCTGCCTGCGCTGATGTACCACTCGGTCTCCGCCGTCGGTGGTCCGCTGCGCGACCTCGCGGTGCCGCCGGAGCGGCTGGCCGAGCAGCTGGACGCGCTCAGCGCCGCCGGGTACCGGCTGGTCGGTCTCACCGAGGCGCTGGACGAGCTGGAGGCCGGCAGCACCGGGAAGATGGTGGCGGTCACCTTCGACGACGGCTACCGGGACTTCCTCACCGCGGGCGTGCCCGCGTTGCAGGCCGCCGGCGCCAGCGCCACCCTGTACGCGTCGGTCGGCCACCTCGGCGGTCACGCCGGCTGGCTGGGCCAGTGGTCTCCCGACTTCGGCCCGATGCTCACCTGGTCCGAGTTGGAGGAGGTCGCCTCCACCGGCATCGAGATCGGCAACCACAGCCTCATCCACCACCCGCTCGACGTGCTCTCCGCGGCGCAGCTGCGCGAGGAGGTGGTCAGCAGCCACGACCAGCTCGAACAGCGGTTGCAGCGGAAGGTGCGGTCGTTCGCCTACCCGCACGGCTACAACAGCGACCGGGTGCGCCGGGCGGTCGAGTCGTCCGGGCACGACAACGCCACCGAGGTCGGCCGCCGCCTGCACACCCCGGCGGAGCGCCGGTTCGCCGTGCCCCGCTTCCAGCCCACCCCCGACCACACCGGCGCCGACCTGGTCGCCCTGGTCGAGAGTGGTGGCCCCAGGCTGGTCTCGCAGATCAAGCAGCTGGCCCAGCCGGGCTGGCGCCTGGTGCGCAGGATGGCCCGCAAGGCCGGCCGGAACCTGACGTGA
- a CDS encoding ScyD/ScyE family protein, which translates to MAVLGLVSGASPMRAAEPEPAAPVHARMEVVARGLDGPRGLAFGPRGELYIAEGGRGGPGPCRAEAGGRVCSGRSGAITVAGFGRQWRVEAGLPSLASPAGAYALGPSDVTVTAEGDPVHTVRLGGGPALRSAPERAGMAQLNRHGAVLADLGAQETPADPVAVLATGQGYLVVDAAGDALIRVGRRGRVQTIATLPQRTSATEATSVAEGPDGAYYVGERAGRIWRIEPGRAPRVYASGLRGVVDLAWSPSGDLYVLDGTALLRLGRRGTRTVVTAGLTAPGGLALRGRDAYVSTCATCSGTGTVLRIRL; encoded by the coding sequence GTGGCCGTTCTCGGGCTGGTGTCCGGCGCAAGCCCGATGCGGGCCGCCGAACCGGAACCGGCGGCCCCGGTGCACGCGAGGATGGAGGTCGTCGCACGCGGGCTGGACGGTCCGCGAGGCCTGGCGTTCGGGCCGCGGGGCGAGCTCTACATCGCGGAGGGCGGCCGCGGTGGCCCCGGGCCCTGCCGGGCCGAGGCCGGGGGACGAGTCTGTTCCGGCAGGTCCGGGGCCATCACGGTGGCCGGGTTCGGGCGGCAGTGGCGGGTCGAGGCGGGACTGCCGTCGCTGGCCTCCCCGGCCGGGGCATACGCGCTCGGCCCGTCGGACGTCACGGTCACGGCGGAGGGCGACCCGGTGCACACCGTCCGGCTGGGCGGCGGCCCGGCGCTGCGGTCCGCGCCCGAGCGGGCCGGGATGGCACAGCTCAACCGGCACGGGGCGGTGCTGGCCGACCTCGGCGCCCAGGAGACCCCGGCCGATCCGGTCGCGGTGCTCGCCACCGGACAGGGCTACCTGGTCGTGGACGCGGCCGGCGACGCCCTGATCCGGGTCGGCCGGCGGGGCCGGGTGCAGACGATCGCCACGCTGCCGCAGCGCACCTCCGCCACCGAGGCCACCTCGGTGGCGGAGGGACCGGACGGCGCCTACTACGTCGGTGAGCGGGCCGGCCGGATCTGGCGGATCGAGCCGGGCCGGGCCCCGCGGGTGTACGCCTCGGGCCTCCGCGGCGTCGTCGACCTGGCCTGGTCGCCGTCCGGGGACCTGTACGTGCTGGACGGCACCGCCCTGCTGCGCCTGGGCAGGCGGGGAACGCGGACGGTGGTCACGGCGGGCCTGACCGCCCCGGGCGGTCTGGCCCTGCGTGGCCGCGACGCCTACGTCTCCACCTGCGCCACGTGCAGCGGCACCGGCACGGTCCTCCGCATCCGGCTGTAG
- a CDS encoding nucleoside/nucleotide kinase family protein, giving the protein MTPTFPALVARARSLAGDGRRAVLGITGPPAAGKTTLATELVAALAAPGWVAHVPMDGFHLADVELDRLGLRDRKGAPDTFDAYGYASMLRRLHEDRDEMIYAPGFERVLEQPIAGSIGVPRSARLIVTEGNYLLLDEPRWAPVRSQLTEVWYTDLEDGERLRRLIDRHVRFGKTPDAAVAWATGTDERNARLIAATRGRADLIVGLA; this is encoded by the coding sequence ATGACGCCGACCTTCCCCGCCCTCGTGGCACGGGCCCGGAGCCTGGCCGGCGACGGGCGGCGCGCGGTCCTGGGCATCACCGGGCCGCCCGCCGCCGGCAAGACCACCCTCGCGACCGAGCTGGTCGCGGCCCTGGCGGCCCCCGGATGGGTGGCGCACGTGCCGATGGACGGCTTCCACCTCGCCGACGTGGAGCTGGACCGGCTCGGCCTGCGCGATCGCAAGGGCGCCCCGGACACCTTCGACGCGTACGGCTACGCGAGCATGCTGCGCCGCCTGCACGAGGACCGGGACGAGATGATCTACGCGCCCGGGTTCGAGCGGGTCCTGGAACAGCCGATCGCCGGCAGCATCGGCGTCCCCCGGTCCGCCCGCCTGATCGTGACCGAGGGCAACTACCTGCTGCTCGACGAGCCCCGCTGGGCGCCGGTGCGGAGCCAGCTGACCGAGGTCTGGTACACCGACCTGGAGGACGGCGAACGCCTGCGCCGGCTGATCGACCGGCACGTCCGGTTCGGCAAGACCCCGGACGCGGCGGTGGCGTGGGCGACCGGCACCGACGAGCGCAACGCTCGCCTGATCGCGGCGACCCGGGGCCGGGCCGACCTGATCGTCGGCCTCGCCTGA
- a CDS encoding glycoside hydrolase family 26 protein, whose protein sequence is MTRRGLLGLGALGAASAAGVVGMWKAASRGATNNTVSGTPTGAGPVEPAPPSATPSPFAAAGDIRKLGGAVRFTAGKALLGSYLGLKGMSYPEAVRYRRKQLGRDHRIVHVFYAWPDRLPTSIEGMPKKAIPMVSWRGPKYDKILSGDSDDLIAAAARRIKELDRPTLLRWGWEMNGRWYEWGGFQNKRNPEGYVKCFRYLREIFDDQGAANVSWVWSPNWNSSPDEDWNRMEAYYPGDKFVDWVGVSGYNLHEESPATLFDPVYQRYASRKPLLITEVGSKDHGDTSKADWITDFSEYVAQRPAIGAAVWFDTDTHPNYPEAWRFDTDPQSTAAYRAMATSPRFSA, encoded by the coding sequence ATGACCCGCCGGGGCCTGCTCGGGCTGGGCGCCCTCGGCGCCGCGTCCGCGGCCGGCGTCGTCGGCATGTGGAAGGCCGCCTCCCGTGGGGCCACGAACAACACCGTCTCCGGTACGCCGACGGGCGCCGGCCCGGTCGAACCGGCGCCGCCGTCCGCCACGCCGAGCCCGTTCGCGGCCGCCGGCGACATCCGGAAGCTGGGTGGCGCGGTCCGGTTCACGGCCGGGAAGGCGCTGCTCGGGTCGTACCTGGGGCTGAAGGGGATGAGCTACCCCGAGGCGGTCAGGTACCGGCGCAAGCAGCTCGGCCGCGACCACCGGATCGTGCACGTCTTCTACGCCTGGCCGGACCGGCTGCCCACCTCGATCGAGGGCATGCCGAAGAAGGCCATCCCGATGGTGTCCTGGCGCGGCCCCAAGTACGACAAGATCCTCAGCGGCGACTCCGACGACCTGATCGCCGCCGCCGCCCGCCGGATCAAGGAGCTGGACCGGCCGACCCTGCTGCGCTGGGGCTGGGAGATGAACGGCCGCTGGTACGAGTGGGGCGGCTTCCAGAACAAGCGGAACCCCGAGGGGTACGTCAAGTGCTTCCGCTACCTGCGGGAGATCTTCGACGACCAGGGCGCCGCCAACGTCTCCTGGGTGTGGAGCCCGAACTGGAACTCCAGCCCGGACGAGGACTGGAACCGGATGGAGGCGTACTACCCGGGCGACAAGTTCGTCGACTGGGTGGGCGTCTCGGGCTACAACCTCCACGAGGAGAGCCCGGCCACCCTCTTCGACCCCGTCTACCAGCGGTACGCGTCCCGCAAACCACTGCTGATCACCGAGGTCGGCTCGAAGGACCACGGCGACACCAGCAAGGCCGACTGGATCACCGACTTCTCCGAGTACGTGGCCCAGCGCCCGGCCATCGGCGCGGCGGTGTGGTTCGACACCGACACCCACCCGAACTACCCGGAGGCCTGGCGGTTCGACACCGATCCACAGTCGACGGCGGCGTACCGGGCGATGGCCACGAGCCCTCGGTTCAGCGCTTGA
- a CDS encoding glycosyltransferase, producing MTATVPAAPRLDEESGILPAVVLDLELSEPLPSVGAVASDGRRVQQAWALVRLFTEPLGTVLVDVPEHGLTPGDLAAAIDRELGDVVRPRLDGAPVPAAGFVPASEPAFLASRRAVLASAPDITVVVCTRERPGALARCLDSLLNQHYMPARILVVDNAPVTDATAEVARSAARRGPVDYLLEPKPGLSFARNTAEAATRGQIVAWIDDDELADRYWLAEVARALVENPEADVVSGVIVPAELETRAQIWFEQFGGHSKGRGFRPDVFGPHTAHRQSPLYPLPPFGTGANMTFRPGVIERIGGWDNALGAGTPAMGSEDTLAFTQVLLAGGTIVYQPTAVTHHYHRRDFEGLHKQMVGYGTGLTAAYTGLLLGRPGLLWSLIRLAPTALRDLTGADSLRVSTLQDDFPRELLTANRRGMIAGPRAYLRGRRAARQKLRGTR from the coding sequence CCGTCGGTCGGCGCGGTGGCGAGCGACGGCCGCCGGGTCCAGCAGGCCTGGGCCCTGGTCCGGCTCTTCACCGAGCCGCTCGGCACCGTCCTGGTGGACGTCCCGGAGCACGGCCTCACGCCCGGCGACCTGGCCGCGGCCATCGACCGGGAGCTGGGCGACGTGGTGCGCCCGCGCCTCGACGGCGCGCCGGTGCCGGCCGCCGGGTTCGTCCCGGCGAGCGAGCCCGCCTTCCTGGCGAGCCGCCGTGCCGTGCTGGCCTCCGCCCCGGACATCACCGTGGTGGTCTGCACCCGGGAGCGGCCCGGCGCGCTGGCCCGCTGCCTGGACAGCCTGCTCAACCAGCACTACATGCCGGCCCGGATCCTGGTGGTGGACAACGCCCCGGTGACCGACGCGACCGCCGAGGTGGCCCGGTCGGCCGCCCGCCGCGGCCCGGTCGACTACCTGCTGGAGCCGAAGCCCGGCCTGTCGTTCGCCCGCAACACGGCCGAGGCCGCGACCCGGGGCCAGATCGTCGCCTGGATCGACGACGACGAGCTGGCCGACCGGTACTGGCTGGCCGAGGTGGCCCGGGCGCTGGTCGAGAACCCGGAGGCCGACGTGGTCTCCGGCGTGATCGTCCCGGCCGAGCTGGAGACCCGGGCGCAGATCTGGTTCGAGCAGTTCGGCGGGCACAGCAAGGGCCGCGGTTTCCGGCCGGACGTCTTCGGCCCGCACACCGCGCACCGGCAGAGCCCGCTCTACCCGCTGCCGCCGTTCGGTACCGGGGCGAACATGACCTTCCGGCCCGGTGTGATCGAGCGGATCGGCGGCTGGGACAACGCGCTCGGCGCCGGCACCCCGGCCATGGGGTCGGAGGACACCCTGGCGTTCACCCAGGTGCTGCTGGCCGGTGGGACGATCGTCTATCAGCCCACCGCGGTGACCCACCACTACCACCGGCGGGACTTCGAGGGCCTGCACAAGCAGATGGTCGGGTACGGCACCGGACTGACCGCCGCGTACACCGGCCTGCTGCTCGGCCGCCCGGGACTGCTCTGGTCGCTGATCAGGCTGGCGCCCACCGCGCTGCGCGACCTGACCGGCGCGGACAGCCTGCGGGTGTCGACTCTGCAGGACGATTTCCCACGAGAGCTGCTGACGGCCAACCGGCGAGGCATGATTGCCGGACCGCGTGCGTACCTCCGGGGCCGGCGCGCCGCCCGGCAGAAGCTCCGGGGAACCCGCTAA
- a CDS encoding DUF1616 domain-containing protein encodes MNPVRAGVLAGLTVVSALAVEFGPLALSVPGGLLLAFVLPGLAINDALFRPGRRDIGVVERTILVPALSLAVLVLGGLLLWGAGGTLNRTSWMLVCAVGTLIAIGVAVYRTHTTATVAAAPAKATGERMTISKQRLIRDVLPLGLAAVMLAGIGIWSFADSEQTYDIAVTSLSAAPPGAVDPAGNRSVQVTAAGLSASGGPYTMVVTGTSGEELSKHDITPDTDGDWTGRLTVPADERVTVNLFRGGDTAAFRTLIIAAAA; translated from the coding sequence GTGAACCCGGTACGCGCCGGTGTCCTCGCCGGCCTGACGGTCGTGTCCGCGCTCGCCGTCGAGTTCGGCCCGCTCGCCCTCTCCGTGCCGGGCGGCCTGCTGCTCGCCTTCGTGCTGCCCGGCCTGGCGATCAACGACGCCCTGTTCCGGCCCGGCCGCCGTGACATCGGCGTCGTCGAGCGGACCATCCTCGTGCCGGCGCTGAGCCTGGCCGTGCTGGTGCTCGGCGGTCTGCTGCTGTGGGGCGCCGGCGGCACCCTGAACCGGACCAGCTGGATGCTGGTGTGCGCGGTGGGCACGCTGATCGCCATCGGCGTGGCGGTCTACCGGACGCACACCACCGCCACCGTGGCGGCGGCCCCCGCGAAGGCCACCGGTGAGCGGATGACGATCTCGAAGCAGCGCCTGATCCGGGACGTGCTGCCGCTGGGCCTGGCCGCCGTGATGCTGGCCGGCATCGGGATCTGGTCGTTCGCCGACTCGGAGCAGACCTACGACATCGCGGTCACCTCGCTGTCGGCGGCCCCGCCCGGGGCGGTGGACCCGGCCGGCAACCGGTCGGTGCAGGTCACCGCGGCCGGGCTGAGCGCCTCCGGCGGGCCGTACACCATGGTGGTGACCGGCACCTCCGGCGAGGAGCTCAGCAAGCACGACATCACCCCGGACACCGACGGCGACTGGACCGGGCGGCTCACCGTCCCGGCCGACGAGCGGGTCACCGTCAACCTCTTCCGCGGCGGGGACACGGCCGCCTTCCGTACGCTGATCATCGCCGCCGCCGCTTAG
- a CDS encoding glycoside hydrolase family 26 protein, producing the protein MPDVPPTALRRGRLWPAAAGVAALALAIIFINVDPTKPSATPASPAPHGIDADPRSARAQIALPREPGAWPGPYGLSGVNGFPVLNSASVREFCSTRGRDCKVAHTYTDRTSYDSMTSGSGWAFEYFADFDGVLVISQALVPDRGENLVADCAAGKYDQNWRDFGALMVRHGRGDSIVRLGWEMNEPTMAWRGLNGGDYIACYRKAAGALRSASPQVVLDWTINAHSTPADLCGGLSTNCYPGDEYVDIIGIDNYDHHPWSPAEADFDRTAAAPEGLNWLFDFARTHGKLFSVGEWGVMPTADAGKDNPEFIRWMHAWFAEHAPYLAYEAYFQRCDGDFSQSSILRPDDPKCLPNTGSSEVYTELFKR; encoded by the coding sequence ATGCCGGACGTTCCGCCCACCGCGCTCCGGCGCGGCCGCCTCTGGCCGGCCGCGGCCGGGGTGGCCGCCCTCGCCCTCGCGATCATCTTTATCAACGTCGATCCCACAAAGCCCTCCGCGACTCCGGCGTCCCCGGCTCCGCACGGGATCGACGCCGACCCCCGCTCGGCCCGCGCCCAGATCGCCCTGCCCCGCGAGCCCGGCGCCTGGCCCGGCCCCTACGGCCTGTCCGGCGTCAACGGCTTCCCGGTCCTGAACAGCGCCTCCGTCAGGGAGTTCTGCTCGACCCGGGGCCGCGACTGCAAGGTGGCGCACACCTACACCGACCGGACGAGCTACGACTCGATGACCAGCGGCTCCGGCTGGGCCTTCGAGTACTTCGCCGACTTCGACGGCGTGCTGGTGATCTCCCAGGCGCTGGTGCCGGACCGGGGCGAGAACCTGGTCGCCGACTGCGCGGCCGGAAAATACGACCAGAACTGGCGGGACTTCGGCGCGCTCATGGTGCGGCACGGCCGGGGCGACTCGATCGTCCGCCTGGGCTGGGAGATGAACGAGCCGACGATGGCCTGGCGCGGCCTGAACGGAGGCGACTACATCGCCTGCTACCGCAAGGCCGCCGGCGCGCTGCGCTCCGCCAGCCCCCAGGTCGTGCTGGACTGGACGATCAACGCCCACAGCACCCCGGCGGACCTGTGCGGCGGGCTGAGCACCAACTGCTACCCGGGTGACGAGTACGTCGACATCATCGGCATCGACAACTACGACCACCACCCGTGGTCGCCGGCGGAAGCCGACTTCGACCGGACCGCGGCCGCGCCGGAGGGCCTGAACTGGCTCTTCGACTTCGCCCGTACCCACGGCAAGCTGTTCTCGGTGGGCGAGTGGGGCGTCATGCCGACCGCCGACGCCGGCAAGGACAATCCGGAGTTCATCCGCTGGATGCACGCCTGGTTCGCCGAGCACGCCCCGTACCTGGCGTACGAGGCGTACTTCCAGCGCTGCGACGGCGACTTCTCCCAGTCGTCGATCCTGCGCCCGGACGACCCGAAGTGCCTGCCGAACACCGGGTCGTCGGAGGTCTACACGGAGCTGTTCAAGCGCTGA